In the genome of Phragmites australis chromosome 9, lpPhrAust1.1, whole genome shotgun sequence, the window aaaaagaaaaggaaagattgCTGCAGTGGTCGAGGGGAGAGGCGCGGTGGTCGTAGCAGCCTAGCAGGGGCTTGCGCCTGCGCCTGCGCGCAGATGTGCCGTTGGAAGCTGGGCTCCAGCCGAGGTTGATCATGCTCCAAGCGTTTGCGCAAATTTTTTAATCGTCGTGTCCACAGCTTCATGTCCATTTTACCGTGTTCATTTTCTGTCTTGGGCGTGAAGCAAACTGCCGTGGTAACTTGCGACCACACATTGGGCGTGAACCATGTCCATATGCACCGGTTTGTACACACCTGCACCGCAAATTattcttcaaaaattcaaaaatatactAGTAAATGTTAATATGCGTGAGCACCTATAAAAGAAGTTGAAGAATTAGAATCATTTATGTGCTGCACACAAAAGATAAAAGTATTATACTCGTCTTTTGTTGTAAGTTAGGGTTGTTGTTTTTGCCTTTTTTATAATGAATATATTTCAAGTCTTTACATTTTCTTCTACAAATACAAAATCTCTATTCTCTCTCCAATCCTTCTCATCTCACCTCACTGCTAAACGCTAAGCAAACCAAAATTAAACAAGCACCACCCTCTACTTCCTTAGAAACAAAGTAGTACCAGACAACTCCTCTTCTTCTGGGATAATTACTCAGTTATTATTCTAAAGAAGTGGCAATTATCATCATAAACCTCATGGCCGCCTCCCCAGCCCGCGAGGACACAACCATCTGGGCTTGGTTGCACGCGGCCATGCGTCGGAGGGAGACTTCACAGTCGAACGCCGGCCGCACGCGAGCCGCGCGATAGCCCCGACCCAGCCAACCGGTTCCTGCTCCTTCGGACCATTGGAGAAGAAGTGGTCGAGCGGTTGAAGCCCGCTCGGGTGGCACGACCACTAAAACTCGAGGCCTCTTACACCGAGGTAGCCTTGCCGAATGGTGCGCGCGGCGTCACAGCCACTGTGGCGCAAAAGGGTGAGCGCGCCGTCCCGGCCATAGCGGCGCAGAAAGGTGGGCACGTGGTCCCAGACACCGCTTCCGCCAGTGGTGGCGCCCCTGCCAGCCATGGCCGGGGGGACCCAGCGAAGCAGTCCCGTCGGAGAGATGTCGTGTGCCGGCGCGAGGAGGCACCGTTCGTCATGTACGACTCCACCTACGACGGAGTCGTCCGTGCCGACGTCGCGCGGAGGCGTGAGGCTGCGCCATTCGCCACGTACGACGACACTGTTacaaattaatcttgttttatggtAGGTTTAGTTTTAGCATGTAAGAGAGTCCATGTCAAAGTAGAGAGTTGGAGTAGGATTAGAATCTTAGTAGGAATAGGATTACATCGGAGTATGATTAGGAGTCTAGTATTTGACCCCTATATAATGAAAGGAGGAGGCACCCTATAATATGCCccggagaagagagagatgCCGTGAGAAAAGAGTCGTGTCTGTGAATTATAAAGTGTGCGTGCATGAGAAATAAAGTAGCAGCGTGTGTTGAGAAAAATCTCATcgttcttttgtgtgtttgtaTTCTTCGTGGTTGTTCGATCCTGGTGATAAAGCcaacaattgatatcagagccatGGCGAAGATCGGAGAGACGAAATCGAGCTCCATATCGTTGCAGTACCCTATACTCATGAAGACCAACTATGCGGCGTGGGCAATCAAGGTAAAGGTTTTTCTAAAGGCTCAGGGGCTGTGGGAAGCTGTCGACAAAGATGCGGATAAGAATACGGTCGACACAAGCAAGGATCAGATGGCACTTGCGACCATCTATCAAGGCATCGACGAGGAGACTCTCTTGCTAATTTATGAGAAGGAGATAGCGAAAGAGACTTAGAACACGCTCAAGACAATATACATGGGTGCTGAACATGTAATGGAGGCAATGATTCAAACTCTCAAGAATGAACTTGATATGATGCGCATGAAAGAAGGGGACTCAATTGATGTTTTTGCCACACGTGTCACGGCCATCATCGCCAAATTACGCGGACTTGGTGACAAGGTGGAGGATAGCTATGTTGTCAAGAAAATTCTTCGGGCCCTATCTTTGAAGTTTCTTCATATTGCTTCTACCATTGACCAATTTTGTGACTTCAAGATCATGATTGTGGAGGAACTAATCAGTCGACTAAAAGCACATGAGGAGCGACTACGTGGTTATGCAGATGCTAATGAAGGTGGTGAACATCTCCTGCTAACAAAGGCCGAGTGGAAAGCAAGGGGGTGAAGGCCGGTGGTCGCaagaagaaatttgacaagtcaAAGATATAGTGCTATAATTGTCAGAAGTTTAGGTATTGTTTTAATGAGTGTCTTGAcaaagagaagaaaggaaaagattaTGAGTAAGGGCTACTTACGTATGAGACAACTCTTTTGTGATCTTGTGTTGAGGTGTGGTCGTGCATGTAGTACCCATGCATGTCTAAAGTGGTGTGTGGTGAGTGTAGGGTGAAAGAGGTATGCTCTCTATTCTTGGATGATGAAGTAGTGTTCGTCGTCCTAAAATAAGTGCAGGGTGGAAGAGGTGTGCTCGCTATCCTAAGTTGATGAAGCAGTGTTCATCATCCTAAATCAAGTGTGCAGGGAGGCAGGCAAGAGTGTGCTCGCTATCCTGAACTAAGTGCAAGTGTGTTCGGGGTGATGAAGGAGTGTTCGTCATCCTGAATCGAGTGTGAAGAAAATAAGATTATGAGGGAGTGTTGAAAATTAATCATGTTAAAATAGAGAGTTAGAGTAGGATTAGAGTTCTGGTAGAAATAGAATTGCATCGGAGTAGGATTAGGAATCTAGTATTTGACTCCTATATAATGAAGAGAGGGGGACACCCTATAATATGCTCCGGATAAGATAGAGATGCTGTGAGAAAAGAATCGTATccgtaaataataaaatatgtgtgcataaaaaaataaagtagtAGTGTGTGTTGAGAAAAATCTATCCTCCTTTTATGGGTTTGTATTCTTCCTGGTGATAAAGCCAAACACCCCTGGCGGAGTCTCAGCCACCGTGGCGCAGGAGGGTGAGCGCGCCGTCCCGGCCAGAGCGGCGCAGAAAGGTGGGCACGCCGTCCCAGCCACCGCTCCCGCCAGTGGTGGCGCCCCTGCCAGCCGTGGCCAGGGGGACCCGGCGAAGCAGTCCCTTCGTCGGAGAGATGTCGCGCGCAGGCGCGAGTAGGCACCGTTCTTCAGGTACGACTCCACCCACTGCGGAGTCGTCCGCGTAGACGGCGCGCAGAGGCGTGAGGCCGCGCCGTTCGCCATGTACGACGACACCCCCGGCGGAGTCATCGGCATGGACGTCGCGCGCGGCCGCGAGCCGCGCGGCGTCGAGCCAACCGTCGAACACGGCGGAGGGCCCTCGTCACCCAGAGCGTCCGAGGCCGCGCGGACCGTCCGAGACGGCTTCGACTCTCGCCCGGACGGGGCGCGGGCGGGAGCTTCGAGGGCGTACTCGGCGAGGGAGGAGGTTTCGCGAGCGGCTGCGGCGCGGGCGGAACCTTCGCTGGCAGACGCGGCGAGGGCGGACGCTTCGCGAGCGGGCGCGGCGCGGGCCGGCGGACACGGTGGGGAAGGCCACGGTGGACATGCTGGTGGCGCGCTTGCCGGGGTGGGAAGTGGCCATGGCGCGCCTGCCAGGGCGGGACGTGGCCATGGCGCACCTGCCAGTGCGGGTCTCGGCCATGGTGCTGTGGCCTGCACCTCGGGCGGCGGaggcgaaggcggcggcggcggcagaggcggaTGAGGCGGCGGCCAGGAGGTTGCATTTTCCCCTCGACCGATTCCTATGGTGCGGTGCGTAGCATGCCAGCATCTTGATGTCGTTTACAGCAGTTGCTGCACTCAAGTTTACTGTTATAATTGTGTTTGCGAGAGTGAATCCCCGGTTCGCCAGAATCTACCCCTGGCTCTGCTCTTTGCCGCAAACCTAGGTCAGTTACAACTTACAAATTCACCAGTATTTCCTTATTCCATCAGTGCCATGGATGTTAGAGCCGAGAGACAAGGGAATAGGATAGATTACTACTACGCGAGAGTTGAAGAAGTTATGAGTGATCATCAGTATCTTATCATTCAGATACATCGTTTCTACCTACAAAACCTACAAGGTTCAACTAGAATTCAACAGTTCATTAGCATTGATGCGATAGAGCCACgggctagtttattttcttcccaGGTGTAGTGTACTGTTTGTCATTTCAGCTATTATCCACAAGTGTAGTGTACTATTTGTCATTTCAGATATTATCCACAGTGTAGTGTACTGTTTGTATCATTTCAGCTATCATCAATGGCAAACTCCTGGCCAACGTAGCATGTGCCTGGTGAGGCTCCATTCTGTCACCCTTTGTGCTGGTTAAATTTATTTCTCCTTTTTTGGAACATGGAAGAGACACACTATTCTTTTCAGAAATATTCACTAGGAAAACAGGATTTCATTATGAAACCCAAAGAGAAATCAGAGATAGAAGAAACATCAAGAGACACAAATACATTATCAAAATATACTAGAACAGTAATAACATTGGTGATGAAGGGGCTTGTCGGCAACATGCGAATGTCCCAGAACTAGTtattaaacaaaaataaaaaagagtagATTTTAACTAGCAACATGTTATCGTTCTAAACTCCTTGCTTTGCGCACACGCGGATAACTTGCCAAGCTCTCCTCGTATAACATAGGGACCAAGGGCATAATTTTAGTGTATAATGGATTTATTTCCTCCAAAGATTGCACGCCACTGGAGCTGGCAGAATTCTTCCCAGATAAAGCAGGCGAAGGCTCATTAAAGATCTTGTGCTGCGTTAACGGTGTCTTCCACGTACTGAACTTCTTGACGGAATGCTTGCATTTGTTAATGCCAGAACCTTCAGAAACTCCAGAAAGTGAAGATTGCTCTGTGTTTCTAACATGTAGCATCTCATCAAGATCATATAAGCTTTCAATAAAATGCATTGTTGGATCATACAGGCCTAGCTTCCTCCCTGTGCTCAGCAAGATCCTCCCATCCTTGGGATCAACAGCCAACGGCACCACAACATTTGTTCCAAGGGAATAGTCCGACCAACCTTTCAAGTATACTTTATGTGCTCTATCCCATTGACCATGCTCCAACTTCCAAATATCTAACTCTTCTGCAACTGGATTTGCAAGAACAGCACACAACATTCCCTCAAGCTCTACCACAAAAGCTAGGCAAGGACTTTTGTTCCACATTGCAAAGTACGAAGGACAGGGGATGACATCAAACATATTTGTTGCTATGTCGAATGACACAATAGCCCTCTCATAACTCCGGCCCAACCTTGGTTCACTCATCCAGTAGAGCACCCCTACGAGATAGGCTGGTGGCATGTCATTCACAGGCAGAGGCGGATGGAAGTGGCATTGCACACAGCCAATGCCACAGGTAGTAACTGAGCATGTTAATAAATATTGACGGGATTTGAAATCCTTCCGGTGATACAAAAATTTAACAATGACATGCTCCTGCATCAACAGATTGAACCCCAAGCCGAcattcttattgccaacagcaAAAGCATGGTCTTCTGGCATATATCCATAGCCAGGATTATTATTCCAGGGCACATGAGTGGTCCGCCCTCGAGTGAGATAGACACGACGGTAACCTGTGCAAGGGTTGTAGAGGTAGTCCTCCATTTCAGTGCTAATCAGATTCATACCATGGCAAGGCTTGGAGCAAACCACCTTTGTGTCAAGCCATGTATCATGATTGGGAGTGTGCTGCAGCAATTTATTTAGGGGAGCAAAACTGAAGCCCGATCCTCCATTGCCCTTGCCCACAAGCATGATCTTCGGCCTCCTGTCCATGTTGTTATGTGAACAATAAGAGTGCATGAAGCTTTCGTTCTCGATCAACCTAAGCCACTGCTTGCAGACAAGTTTGGACTGCACGGCATAATCACCTGGGAGTCGGAGTAGGATCTCCCTGGTCACCTTAGCCAGGGGAGTTGACAAGGTCATCTCTTCATTTGTCTGACGTACTGGAACAAGACTCTCTTTAAATAAAGAGACTCTAAGAGCGGATTGCTCAGTTTGATAAGATGAATAGGTTTCTCTGATTGCAAGAACGGTTTCTAGAGTTTCAAACACAGGATCATAGACAACCACCTTGCGCTTGGACGTAGCAATGACTACCTTCTCCGTTGATCCGCAAGTGCCAACAGAACCGATAACTCTAATAATCTGTGGCTCAATTAAATCTCTAGCAACACACTGTAATAAATCAATGCGATGCTTCAGTGACCAACCACCAGAGCTATAATCGTTCAGCTTCCAAATCTCCAACATGCTATAATAAGGTGAGACATTACGAAGGTCTCGAACCATACACAAGTGGCCAGCAAGCTCCACCAAGTGCACACCTGATACCACGAAGGGCGGTGACCGGACCCATCTAAAGGACTCATCTGTGACAGAAAAGGATAGGATGGCAGCTCGAGGTCTTATGACAACAAAACCAGGATGGATAAGCCAATTCAGAAATCCATTTGCAAACACCGGCAGCAGTCTATGCAATGCTGCATGACTAATAACGACACCAGCAGCCGTGCAGAACCTGAAGGGTACCCCTCCAACAGCTGGCCTCCAGCAATCCCCTTGCTCACCACCCAGCACGTATATCTCACACTTAATATGCTGCTTCTCAAGATATTTCCCATTGAATAACCTCACCACCTTGTACTCCTTTGTTTGGGCATCAAACACGAGTCCAGCAGTCGCAAACGCCACATCTTGGCAAGGCGGCAACCGGGTGACTGCCCTTGTGGATGCATTGAGAACATAGTAAGCTGGCGCCACAGCGTCGTATAGAAGGGTGAGGCCACGGCACGGAGCAGATGTCATGTCCACGAAGTCACCACGTACATTGTTCAGAGTGAACAGCAGGCCATCATCAGGGCCCGACGATGAGCCTAAATACACTGCAGTGGCATCGAAACCAGTTGTTGGTGAGGTGAAAAACAGCTTAGGTGGCACTGACGCCGCCTCGGCCTTGGACATGTGAAGGTCGCAGAATTCCTCGGATGAAAGCACTGCAGCCCAGGACCGGCAGACGGCCCGAAAGCGGAGGATGGATTTGACAGGCAGCCGCAGGAACACCTCTGTCATTATCTCCTCGGGGAGCACATGCGCACCACCAGATGCTACATCCCTCCTCTTATTGCTCGTCGTCATGTCACCCAAAATTGATCAACTTGCTGAGATAATTTACACTGAAATAAACACAGGAGAAGAAAAAATTGGTCTCAGGAGTCAAGATAATCTTAGATCCCAAGTTCTCTAATCGGGGACAGCACAAAGGTGACAAATATCAGATTGGTGTTCAAGTGTTGTTAGATGAAATCGATGTAATCGTAAAGGAGAAATTCAGTAGTACCAAGATTGAAGTCAATCATGTAAAGAGACACTAAAGATCCTGAAAATTCTGAGTGGAAGAGGAAGGGTTCATACCGTGCTGGACGGAGAAACACGCACTCCTGAATTCTGATCTCAGGGTAAATCGCGTCGGCGTCGTCCTGGTCTGGGGCGAGATGGTTCCGAAATTGCCCCAAAGATGCAAAAATCTCTCCTTTTGTCAACTTTTATAGAGAGGGGGGACGCACAGATGTCTCAGCCAAAGGCCGAAACGAACACTGGAGAACCAGGAGGCTTTCAACAAATTATTTCAGGACTCCCAACAATAAAAGCTTTCGTAGACCCGGCATGTCAGCTGCGGAAGCTTCCTCAACACCGGCCATGTGCCTCCGCACGTCCACTGTTTATCTCCACGCCGAGGCCGCCACCGTGAACGCCCCAGGTCAGATGTGGCCAGCCAGCGGCGAAGCTTGCGACCGAGGGCGGAGGGGGCGGCCGGTCGGGCGGGTGTGCGGGGGCGGAGGGGGCGAAGGCGGCCGGTCGGGCGGGCGTGCGGGGGTCGGGAGGATGTCAGAGGGCTGATCACGCACGCGCAACTGTTGGAAGTCCTGACGCTGATCTGGCGCTGATCCTGCTGATTCTAACTACCATGTATAGCTAGCAGTTTGTAATCTAATTGATGGTTTCcatttttatcttgtgttgtaTCTATATAAGGACAATGTGTGCAAAGGAATAGAACAAGCTGAGATTGCTCCAAGTATTCTACTCTTCCATGGTACCAACTTAACATATATCCTCTCCTGTACCCAGCCATCCCATATATCCTCTCCTGTACCCAGCCTCCTCTGTGCCTCTCACCCCCGCTGCGCTGCTATGTTTGACAACTCCACAGCCTCTGCTTTCACCATCTCCACAATCAACTTTCACACCCACATCCCCTTCTCTGTCGAGCTCCATCCACCAATGACGCCACTTTGGGACACGACAGACTATGATGTCCTCTCCCTCCTCTACGTGTCCATCTTCGAGGAGGTCCTTGCCATCGTCCTCACCCCTGGTGCCTCCGCTCCCATTATTTGGACCAGCCTAGAGGGTCTCTTTCGTGACAACAAGATTGCTCGTGCACTATCACTTGAGGTCGAGTTCCGCAACTTGGCTCAAGGCGATCAATTGATCCTCGCTTACTCTTAACACCTGAAGTCCTACATTGATGCCCTTATCGACATAGATCATAAGGTCTCCGAGCACACTCTCTCCTCACCATTCTTCGCAGCCTCAACAAATCGTTTTGCAACATCGCCACCATCATCAAGACCAAGACACCCTTCCCCTCATTTCTTGAGGCGCGCTCCCTCCTCCTGGAGGAGGCCGACATCAAGCTCGCTCCCTCCGGCACCCCCATGACTTTGGTTGTCGCCCCCAACACCATGCCCACCGGCCAAAGCGCTTCCAGACACGCAAGTGGTTGCACTTGCAATCCCAACCTCAACCCGGTCGGAAGCAAGAAGAACCAGGGCAAAAACAACTATCGTGGAGGCGGCAACGACAACTACTCTAGTGATCCCTCTTTTCGCAACGGTTCAACACCTTCGTTTGACCGTGATTCTTAGGTGCACTAGCTCTGACGACTTGTACCCATTCATACTGCCACCAGCGCCAGTCCATCAGGATAAAGATGTCATCGCCTTAGACTCCAATAATTCGACACCACATCTCTGTCATGCGTGTCAACTAGGATGCCATGTTTGTCTCCCTTTTTTAGCATCTTTATCTTGAACTCGCAAACCTTTTGAGTTATTTCATTATGATTTGTGGACATCCTCTGTTGCTAGCATATCTGGCTTCAAATATTACTTGGTGGTTCTTGATGATTTTACACATTATTCATAGACTTTTCCTCTCATACTAAAATCCGAAACTCTACCAACCTTAAAACACTTCCATGCTTATGTCACCATCCAGTTCCACAACACAATTCAAAGTGTCCAGTGTGACAATGGCCGTGAGTTCGATAATCACACGCACTTTTCTTCTTGCACATGACATCCAACTTTGTCTCTCATGCCCCCACACTTCCCAACAAAACGGAAAAGCAGAGCGCATCATCCAACCACCAATGACATCTTGCTATCACTACTATTTCAAGCATATCTCCCACCTCCCTACTGGGTCTCGCTGGATATTGTACAGAAGTCTCAGATGCTCTCCAGTATCTCACATTCACTCAGCCCGACATCACGCACGCCGTTCAGCAAGTGTGCCTCCATATACATGATCTACACGAGCAATGCTTTCAGCTGATCAAGCACACCTTGAGGTACCTAAAGGGCACACCCcttgttattattttttctacccAATACGAATGCAATGATAATGTCCTTCGATAGTAAAGCAGACAAGTTTTGCCATTGAAAATATATGACTATCCGTGGGGTAGCTACACACCCCTTGttattaatttttgtttttctgagTTCAAATATCTGGATTTTCTTGAAAGTTgtaaaattttattttgaaagcTCTCATAAAGTAGTTTGAGTTGAAAGCTCCGGATTCAAGTTGATAGTTTCAACTCCTAGATGACATTCTCTCTTCTTTTACAAAAATTGGCATAAGGGTCCTATATTATATTCAAATCGAATAGGGAGGGGAGAGATGTGGAATGCTTGTTATTATGATACGAGGGAAGAGTGCACGAATCTTGAAGCAAATTCAACAGTGGATGCTAGATGGATAGATACCCACTGGGGCATCAAATTTGCACTCATTTTGCTAATTGTTTTGCAA includes:
- the LOC133928184 gene encoding uncharacterized protein LOC133928184, translated to MYDDTPGGVIGMDVARGREPRGVEPTVEHGGGPSSPRASEAARTVRDGFDSRPDGARAGASRAYSAREEVSRAAAARAEPSLADAARADASRAGAARAGGHGGEGHGGHAGGALAGVGSGHGAPARAGRGHGAPASAGLGHGAVACTSGGGGEGGGGGRGG
- the LOC133929353 gene encoding uncharacterized protein LOC133929353, with amino-acid sequence MTTSNKRRDVASGGAHVLPEEIMTEVFLRLPVKSILRFRAVCRSWAAVLSSEEFCDLHMSKAEAASVPPKLFFTSPTTGFDATAVYLGSSSGPDDGLLFTLNNVRGDFVDMTSAPCRGLTLLYDAVAPAYYVLNASTRAVTRLPPCQDVAFATAGLVFDAQTKEYKVVRLFNGKYLEKQHIKCEIYVLGGEQGDCWRPAVGGVPFRFCTAAGVVISHAALHRLLPVFANGFLNWLIHPGFVVIRPRAAILSFSVTDESFRWVRSPPFVVSGVHLVELAGHLCMVRDLRNVSPYYSMLEIWKLNDYSSGGWSLKHRIDLLQCVARDLIEPQIIRVIGSVGTCGSTEKVVIATSKRKVVVYDPVFETLETVLAIRETYSSYQTEQSALRVSLFKESLVPVRQTNEEMTLSTPLAKVTREILLRLPGDYAVQSKLVCKQWLRLIENESFMHSYCSHNNMDRRPKIMLVGKGNGGSGFSFAPLNKLLQHTPNHDTWLDTKVVCSKPCHGMNLISTEMEDYLYNPCTGYRRVYLTRGRTTHVPWNNNPGYGYMPEDHAFAVGNKNVGLGFNLLMQEHVIVKFLYHRKDFKSRQYLLTCSVTTCGIGCVQCHFHPPLPVNDMPPAYLVGVLYWMSEPRLGRSYERAIVSFDIATNMFDVIPCPSYFAMWNKSPCLAFVVELEGMLCAVLANPVAEELDIWKLEHGQWDRAHKVYLKGWSDYSLGTNVVVPLAVDPKDGRILLSTGRKLGLYDPTMHFIESLYDLDEMLHVRNTEQSSLSGVSEGSGINKCKHSVKKFSTWKTPLTQHKIFNEPSPALSGKNSASSSGVQSLEEINPLYTKIMPLVPMLYEESLASYPRVRKARSLER